The genomic DNA TGCTAAATCAAAATTGTCCAGAGTGGCAGAATGGGTATCCAGAAACAATGCAAAAACTCAAACTTTATTGGAATTACCTGCGCCGCAATAGCGAAAATCCCCTGTTTTTCATCTGCTACGATTCCACAGCACTCACAGCCACACCCACAGGATTTAGCGATACATTTCTGAAAGCATTGAGCAAATTTGATGGCGCGATTTGTGTTGTGTGGGAAACCGGGGAAATTGGGTTGCAAACATTTTCACCGAGTCAACCAAATTTAATCGCAGATATTGTCGGTTGGATGAGAAAGAAAATGATGGAACAATAAAGATTTAAGAAACCGGGTTTCTCATTAAACTCTAGGCTTTTAGCTAAAGATAATTGCGAGAAACCCGGTTTCTAGCCATGATAGAAGAATAGGAAAATCCTGTGTTACCATCAAGCCATCCTCTTTAGGCGCAGGATATATGACCGAGATTACATTAGACGAAAGTAAACTCAAGGAAATACTTAAATCTGCAATTATTGAGCTAATTCAAGAACAGAAAGAAGTATTTTCTGATTTATTAGCAGAAGTGATAGAAGACATAGCCTTAGAAAAGGCTATTAAAGAAGGTGAAAATACCGAACCAGTTAGTAGAGAAGCCATTTTCCAAATTCTGGAAGGTAAAGGATGAATGTAGAATTCAGAAAAAGCTTTGAGAAAGATTTAACTAATCTTCGCGATGAAGCATTGTTGCAAAGAATAAAGGCGGTAATATAAGAAGTTGAAACGGTTGATAGTTTAAGTGAGGTGAGGAATGTAAAGAAAATGAAAGCAGAGGGTAACTATTACCGTATTCGGGTTGGAGAATATAGAATTGGGATGGCAGTAAATGAAAATACAGTCATCTTTGTGAGGGTATTGAATCGAAAAGAAATCTATCGATACTTTCCCTAGCGCTACTCGCAACGATCTGCATTAAACATCTTGATTTTCTCAATCTTACTCTAACATTTTTCCCAGGATATTCTCAGCTTCAAAAGCATCATAAGGCGACCAAACTTCATAAGTTTGTCCATGTTTGAACACAGAAATAGTTTCTTCTTTAGACAATAATGTTTCTACATTCTATGTTGGAGATGGGTAATGAGGGTGATGGTGATTTACGGCACGATCGATCGTTGGTTGAAAGCAAGCTCATTAATGGCGCGTGCCTAACTCACCCTACTTTTAATGATTGCCGCCACACGGCTTTCTCCAGTCTTAATGTAAAGAAATATTATATTTTATCTCAGTTGCTAGTAAAACAAAGTCGATACGACTATGCTTTAGTAAATTGAACTCATACCGACTTTGCTTAAGTTCGGATGAGTTTCTACTCAATCTGCTTAACCAAGTAAAAGCGTATACTTATGACCGAACACTTCAATTTAACGACCGCAGAAGGGATTCCAGTTGCAGATAATCAAAATTCCCTCACTGCTGGGCCACGAGGCCCGGTATTGATGCAAGATTTTCATTTGATGGAAAAACTGGCTCACTTTAATCGAGAACGTATCCCAGAACGAGTGGTTCACGCTAAAGGTGCGGCGGCTTTCGGAACTTTTACAGTTACTCAAGACATCACCCAATATAGTAAAGCCAAGTTATTCTCGGAAATAGGTAAAAAAACAGATGTTCTGCTCCGTTTTTCTACCGTAGGTGGCGAAAAAGGTTCAGCAGATGCGGAACGCGACCCCAGAGGTTTTGCAGTCAAGTTTTATACTGAGGAAGGCAACTGGGATCTGACGGGTAACAATACTCCGGTGTTCTTTATCCGCGATCCCCTCAAGTTCCCCGATTTCATTCATACGCAGAAGCGCCATCCGCAAACTAATTACAAAGACCACAATGCGATGTGGGATTTCTGGTCGCACAGTCCGGAAGCTTTGCATCAGATCGCGATCTTATTTTCCGATCGCGGAATTCCCAAAACTTACCGCCACATGAACGGTTATGGCAGCCATACTTTCAGCTTAATTAACGCTCAAGGCGATCGCGTTTGGTGCAAATTCCACTTCAAAACACTCCAAGGCATCCAAAACTTAACACCAGAAGAAGCTGCGAAGATCAAAGGAGAAGACCCCGACCACGCCACGCGGGATTTATTTGAATCAATTCAACGAGGAGAATATCCAAAATGGCGGGTGTGCGTTCAAGTGATGACGGAAGAACAAGCATTACACCATAGAGATAATCCTTTCGACTTAACGAAAGTCTGGAAACATTCGGAATATCCTTTAATTGAAATCGGTATTCTCGAACTAAATCGCAATCCCGAAAACTATTTTGCTCAAGTTGAGCAAGCCGCTTTCAGTCCCAGTAATGTAGTGCCGGGAATTAGTTTTTCTCCAGATAAAATGCTGCAAGCACGGCTCTTTTCTTACCCAGATGCTCACCGTTACCGCCTCGGTGCTAACTATCAACAACTACCAGTTAATAAACCCCAATGTCCGGTGATGCACTACCAACGGGATGGTGCAATGGCTTTGGGTAATAACGGCGGCAGTTGTCCCAACTACGAGCCGAATAGTTACGATAACGCGCCCAAGCAAAATCCCAGCTATGCAGAACCGCCAATGCCTTTAGGTAATGTAAATAGCGATCGCTACGATCGCCGCGAAGGTAATGACGATTATACTCAAGCTGGTGAATTATATCGATTGATGAATTCCGATCGAAAACAGCAACTAGTTGACAGCATTGTAGGTAGTCTCAGCCAAGCCAATCGAGATATTCAAATGCGTCAATTGTGCCATTTCTTCCGTGCAGATGTTGACTACGGTCGTCGCATTGCTGAAAAATTAGGTATTCAAATCGATCCATCAATGCTGCCTGCCCCTCACCAATACGCTGTCAAATAGCTATTTATTTTCAGGTACGAAAAGAAACCCGGTTTCTTCAAGAAACCGGGTTTCTGAGTTACAACAAATATTTCAATTAACCACAATATGTCAGATATCTACCAGAAACATAACCGCGAACGGGAGCCGCTACTGGTACCCAACCATTTGAGCCGCGATTGATAATTCTGACATAAGTACCGTCGCGTAAAGCGCCCACAATGCGTCCGCCTGGAGATGAGCGAACGTAAAGCCTGCCACCTTTTGTATTAACTCGACGACAGTTAACTAAAGCACTAGCAACTTGATATTCGCCACTATTAATTAATGATGTATATTCTCCTTCAGAACGTTGCATATTTTGAGATATTCCCGTGCTAGCATTGGCAGCGGAAAAAATGCTTAAACCGGGTATAGCGATGGAAAAAATTGTAGCAATAGCTAGTGATTTTAATGATTTGATAGCGTTCATTTGGCAATTCCTTTGAGAATCAAATAACTCTAATAGATGAAAAATGTTGACTGCTCACTGTATTCAGAACTAATGCTTGCTTAACCGGATGTTTTTATAAATCTTTAAGGTTGCCGATTTTTTGAGCATTCATTTTGTTCGAGCTAGGGACAATCTATTTTGAAGATAAGAAAACTAACTAGGTTTTGGCAGTACCCTTGAGGGTAATTTGCATATTAGTATGTTGGGTTTCGCTACTGCAAGAAATCATCCTAATATTTTCAAAATCCGCTCGGTAAATACTGCGATCCATTTAAATTGACAAAAAAAACAGACTCAATTTATAGAGCCTGTTTGTATTACTAAAAGGGAAGAATAGCCATCGGAAATTTACCCGACTAGCGGGAACAAAATTGCTTAATTGAAGTCAAAGGTTTAACCTCGATAGTAAGCGTATCTTGGGCAAGGTCTGAGGTAACTTGCATATATGTAGCCTCCATTAGAAAGCCTTACCCAACCATTTCTTTGAGTACGCCCAACTACTCTCACTCGATCGCCATTATACAAATAACCAACGACCCGACCATTTGGACGCTGGCGGATATGAAGCCTACCGCCATTAGTAACCACTCGGCGACATACTGATGGGAGAGTAGCTACTTCCGAATAGTCACCATAGTAATCGTATGATGTTTGTTCTGTTTCGCAAGGTTCGTTATATCGATGTGCTGCTATGCTGGATTTAGCACCAACAGTCATCGAACCAAATACGGAAATAGAAACTAAGGTAACTACTGCTGCCAATTTTTTCAAAACGTTTAACTTTTTCATTGGGATACACTCCGGTTGAAAATAAGAGCTTTAATTTGTTAACAAATCTGCTTATTTTTCTCTTTCATCCATGTATAATGAAAAACCGGATAGACCGAAAATTTTTTTTGTTTGGAAAACCGATCGCGATCGGAAACTTTTTGATAATTTTCCAGTCATCTAATTTATGTTAATTTGGAGCGTAATATAATAAATTATCCTTATGTAGTCATTTTTTTAGTAAGATTACTATAGTAAAATTAGCCAAAATAATGTAGAGACGTTTCATGAAACGTCTCTACTACAAATGTTTTATAGAACGCAATATTTAATTTTGGAAAAAGTCTATAGAAAATAAAAACCCAGCTTGGCAAAACCCGTGTCAATCGCCAAATTTATGTTGCTTATTGAACGGCTGCCAACTGATAAATTGATTCCTCATGATGCCGTGCTTTTGCTTGCTGCATAGTTGCCAATTGTTGCAGTAATTGCGCTTTCACTTCATGACGGTACTGAAAGAAGTGTTCCCCCACACCCAAAGCAGTCATATAATCGTAGAATAAGCGGGGTTTGCGAAATGCGATCGCAAAAAACTGCCACCAAAAACGCCACCGAGTAGAACGCACCACGCCCTGACGCCAACACACCGCCGAAAACAGCCGCAACTCCCGCCAAGTAATCTTCGGCATCAGCCTGCCACGCCAACCATTCATCATCGTAAAATGACG from Leptolyngbyaceae cyanobacterium includes the following:
- a CDS encoding SH3 domain-containing protein, translating into MNAIKSLKSLAIATIFSIAIPGLSIFSAANASTGISQNMQRSEGEYTSLINSGEYQVASALVNCRRVNTKGGRLYVRSSPGGRIVGALRDGTYVRIINRGSNGWVPVAAPVRGYVSGRYLTYCG
- a CDS encoding DUF4070 domain-containing protein; protein product: MKDEVRIQNSEFRSQNLGVTKRTFRHFTMMNGWRGRLMPKITWRELRLFSAVCWRQGVVRSTRWRFWWQFFAIAFRKPRLFYDYMTALGVGEHFFQYRHEVKAQLLQQLATMQQAKARHHEESIYQLAAVQ
- a CDS encoding catalase encodes the protein MTEHFNLTTAEGIPVADNQNSLTAGPRGPVLMQDFHLMEKLAHFNRERIPERVVHAKGAAAFGTFTVTQDITQYSKAKLFSEIGKKTDVLLRFSTVGGEKGSADAERDPRGFAVKFYTEEGNWDLTGNNTPVFFIRDPLKFPDFIHTQKRHPQTNYKDHNAMWDFWSHSPEALHQIAILFSDRGIPKTYRHMNGYGSHTFSLINAQGDRVWCKFHFKTLQGIQNLTPEEAAKIKGEDPDHATRDLFESIQRGEYPKWRVCVQVMTEEQALHHRDNPFDLTKVWKHSEYPLIEIGILELNRNPENYFAQVEQAAFSPSNVVPGISFSPDKMLQARLFSYPDAHRYRLGANYQQLPVNKPQCPVMHYQRDGAMALGNNGGSCPNYEPNSYDNAPKQNPSYAEPPMPLGNVNSDRYDRREGNDDYTQAGELYRLMNSDRKQQLVDSIVGSLSQANRDIQMRQLCHFFRADVDYGRRIAEKLGIQIDPSMLPAPHQYAVK
- a CDS encoding SH3 domain-containing protein, with translation MKKLNVLKKLAAVVTLVSISVFGSMTVGAKSSIAAHRYNEPCETEQTSYDYYGDYSEVATLPSVCRRVVTNGGRLHIRQRPNGRVVGYLYNGDRVRVVGRTQRNGWVRLSNGGYIYASYLRPCPRYAYYRG